CCGGGCCGGGCGGCGGGGCAGGGGTGCGGGGAAGTCCCCGCACCGCCCAGGAGGCCCCCGTGGCGCTCACCAGGCTCGACCGCGTCGCCCGCACCGTTCTGTCCCTGTGCTGGGTCGTCGTCCTGCTCGAAGGCTTCGACCTCTTCGTCTACAGCACGGTGATCCCGGAACTCCTCGACGACCCCGAGTGGCAACTCACGGCCTCCGAGGCCGGTCGGATCGGCAGCTACGCCACGTTCGGCATGCTGATCGGCTCGTTGACGATCGGCACCGTCACCGACTGGATCGGACGCCGCAAGGCGATCATCGGTTGCGCGACCTGGTTCTCGGTGCTGATGGCGGTCTGCGCGGTCGCACCGAACCCCGCGGTCTTCGGGTTCGGCCGGTTCCTCGCGGGCCTGGGCCTCGGCGGTCTGATCCCGACCGCGATGCCGCTGGTCATGGAGTACATCGGCGAGCATCGCCGGGGCGCGGGAGCCACCTGGATGATGACCGGCTATCACGTCGGTGGTCTAGTGGTGGCCGCGCTCGCGATCGCGGTGCTGCCCGCGTTCGGCTGGCGCGCGATGTTCTGGGCCGGTGCGCTCCCGATCGTCGTCATGCTCCCGCTGCTCTGGCGGTACCTGCCGGAGTCGGTCGACTTCCTGCTGGCCCGCGGACGGACGGCTGAGGCCGAGGCGGTCGCCCGCCGTCACCACGTCGATTTGGACGCCGCCCGAGCGCGAGTCGGCGATGACGTGCACACCGAGGACAAGTCCGCGGGCATCCGCACCATCTTCGGGCACGGATACCTGGCCTCGACACTGTTGTTCTTCGTCGCGTCGTTCTGCGGGCTGCTCCTCGTCTACGGGTTCGGAACGTGGCTACCCGAGCTCATGCGCGACTCCGGCTACGGCCTCGGGTCGGCGCTCTCGTTCCTGGTCGTGACCAACATCGGCGCGGTGGCCGGGCTGCTGCTGACCGGCCCGCTCGCCGACCGGCTCGGGACCAAACGAGCGTCGGCGATCTGGTTCCTCACCGGGGCGGTGTTCGTCGGGCTGATCAGCATCCGGATGCCGTCGGCGTTGATCTACCTGGCGGCGGCGCTGGCCGGCTTCTTCCTGTTCACCGCTCAGGTCGTGCTGTACGCGCACGTCGGCTACCACTACCCGACCGCGACGCACGCGACCGCGCTCGGCTGGATCGCCGGTGTCGGACGGATCGGCTCGGTGGTCGGCCCGACGCTGGGCGGCGTCTTGCTCGACGCCGACGCCGGCGTGTGGAGCTTCTACGTGTTCGCGCTGGCGGGACTGGTCGGGGCGGTGGCGATGTGGCTCGCGCCGCGGTCGCCGTTGGAGGCACCACCCCGGGCACGCTGGTCACCTCGCGGACGCGCTGGTTCGCCGAAACCCGCGTGATCGGACGGCGACGAGGGTGTTGCGGATCGTCGACATCACTTGACCTCAACGAAGGTTGAGGTTGCAGGCTGGCGCGCATGCGAGCGATCTGGTTGACAGAGTTCGGTGACCCGTCGGTACTCGTGCCGGGTGGAGCGCCTGATCCGGAGCCGGGCGCAGGTCAGGTCCGGGTGGACGTCGAGGTGGCCAGCATCTCGTTCGTCGAGACGCAGATCCGCGCCGGACGCCCCGGGCCGTTTCCGCTGCCCGACCCCCCGTTCGTGCCGGGCAACGGCGTCGGCGGTGTGGTCGCAGCGGTCGGCCCCGACGTTGATCCGGCCCTGCTCGGCCGGCGGGTGTTCAGCACGACCGGCGGGTTCGGCGGCTACGCGGAGAAGGCGGCGGTCGCGGTCACCGACGTCGTCGAGATCCCGGACGTGCTCTCGACCGCCGACGCGGTAGCGCTGGCCACCGACGGGCGGACCGCGGTCGGGCTGTTCCGGCTAGCCGCACCGAAGGCTGGTGAAACCGTGCTGGTCGAGGGGGCGGCCGGTGGTCTCGGCTCGATGCTGGTCCAGCTGGCGCTCGGTGCGGGCGCCCGGGTGATCGGTGCCGTCGGCAGCGACCAGAAGCGCGACGTCGTCCGCAAAGCCGGAGCAGAAGCCGTGGACTACCGGCAGCCGGACTGGGCGGATCAGGTCCGCAAGCTGGTTGACGGCGAAGCCGTAGACGTGGTGTTCGACGGGGTCGGTGGGGAGATCGGCGCCACCGCACGGGGCCTCGTGCGTACCGGCAGCCGGTTCGTGGTGCACGGCGCCGCGGGTGGGCCGATGACCGATCCCGCGTCGGTCGCCGCCACCGGTGCGACCGTGGTCACGCTCTGGGACATCCAGAAGAAGCTCGGCTTGAGCGTGCCGCAGTTGGCGGCCGCGTCGCTGGCGGAGGGGGCCGCCGGGCGGCTGAAGGCCGTGATCGGGCAGGTGTTCCCGCTGGAACGGGCGGCCGACGCGCACGCCGCGATCGGGGCACGGACGACGGTCGGGAAGACCCTGCTCCTGGTGTGAGCGAAGATAGGGACGTGATCCCGAACGTACTCGCCGCCCGATACGCCTCGACCGAGCTGACCAAGCTCTGGTCTCCCGAGCACAAGATCGTGCTCGAGCGCCAGCTGTGGATCGCCGTGTTGCGGGCCCAGCGCGAGCTCGGCGTCCCGGTGCCCGACAGCGTCGTCGAGGCGTACGAGGCGGTCGTGCACGACGTCGACCTGGAGTCGATCGCCGCGCGCGAACGCGTCACCCGGCACGACGTAAAGGCGCGGATCGAGGAGTTCTCGGCGCTCGCCGGGCACGAGCACATTCACAAGGGCATGACGTCCCGCGACCTGACCGAGAACGTGGAGCAGCTCCAGGTCCGTGCGTCGCTGGAGCTGATCCGCGATCGGGTCGTCACCTCGCTGGTGCGGCTGGCGGCGCGGGCGGTGGAGTTCGACGCGCTGGTGCTCACCGGCCGGTCGCACAACGTGCCGGCGCAGGCGACGCTGCTCGGCAAGCGATTCGCCTCCGCGGCGGAGGAGCAGCTGCTGGCCTACGAGCGGATCTCCGAGCTGCTCGCGCGGTACCCGCTGCGCGGCATCAAGGGCCCGGTGGGCACCGCGGCCGACCAGCTCGACCTGCTAGGCGGTGACCCGGTGAAGCTCGCGGCGCTGGAGGACGCCGTCGCGCGCCACCTCGGGTTCCACCGGACCTTCACCAGCGTCGGCCAGGTGTATCCGCGGTCGCTCGACTACGACGCGCTGTCCACGCTGGTCGTCGCGGCGGCCGGGCCGTCGAGCCTGGCGACGACGATCCGGTTGATGGCCGGTCAGGAACTGGTCACCGAGGGGTTCAAGGCCGGGCAGGTCGGTTCCTCGGCGATGCCGCACAAAATGAACACCCGGTCGTGCGAGCGCGTGAACGGCCTGGCGGTGATCCTGCGCGGGTACGCGTCGATGACCGGTGAGCTGGCAGGCAACCAGTGGAACGAGGGCGACGTCTTCTGCAGCGTCGTCCGCCGGGTCGCGCTGCCGGATGCGTTCTTCGCCGCGGACGGCCTGTTCCAGACGTTCCTCACCGTGCTGACCGAGTTCGGGGCGTACCCGGCTGTCGTGCAGCGTGAACTCGACCGGTACCTGCCGTTCCTGGCGACGACGAAGGTGCTGGTCGCGGCCGTGCAGCGGGGTGTGGGCCGGGAGGTCGCGCACGAGGCGATCAAGGAGCACGCGGTCGCGGTGGCGCTGGAGATGCGCGAGAAGGGGATCGAGCGCAACGACTTGCTCGACCGGTTGGCGTCGGACGAGCGGCTCCGGCTGGACGCCGCATCGGTGCGTGCGCTGGTCGCGGATCCGGCGGCGTTCACCGGGGCGGCGTCGGCGCAGGTCACCGAGGTGGCGCGGCGGGTCGCCGAGGTCGCGGCGCGGCACCCGGCAGCCGCGGCCTACACCCCGGGCGAGATCTTGTAGGGACGAGTTCAGTGGACAAGCGGAGGGAGGCGGAACGTCTCGCCGCGGTTGAATTTCTCGGTGATCGCCTGTTCCGGGCCTATGGGGTTGACGAGGAGCGGATCGGGGCCATTCGTCGGTGGGCGGTGGCGTGGCGGGACGACATCGGCGTGCGGTGGGCGTCCGATCCTGCGGGGAAGGGCGACGAGCCGCCACGCTTCGACTGGGACCGGTACCTCGACGAGCGGCGCCGACGCTAAGAGGCGGCAGCGCGCTCCAGCGCCCAGCGCATGCGCGGCACCGCGGTCTCCGGGTGCTCGCCGAACTCGGCAGCCAGACGCTGTGCGCACCCGGCAGGCCCGAACATCTCCAGGCTCGTTTCGATCGCGGCACGGAGCTGGGCGGTGCTGCACTTCTCGGACGGCTGGAGTGCGCTGACGAAGAGTGCCTCGGCCCTCACGGTGAGAGTCATGATGTTCCCCCTACGGACGTCGCCTTCCCCGAGGCGATATCGCAACCATCCGGCGGGGTAGGAGCGTCTACGGTCGCAGGCCGGTTGCAACTCGGGTGCTGCCGCAGGGATCAGACCCCGGAGGGTGGCGGACCGTCGGTCGCAGCGCGCATCATCTCGACGCCGGTGCGGTACGCCGTGCACTCCCAGTTCGTGTGGCAGACCGGGCATTCCGAGGAGCCGTCGAGCGGGAGATGCGCCGCGCGTAACTCGTAGCCAGCGAGCCAGAGCTCCGCGTCACTCGCATCGGTCGGGGGATGGGGCAGGCTCACCCGAACATCCGGGGGCCGCTCGAAGGGCTGGGCGGACGTGGGCCTGCGGGCCGCGGGCGTCCCGGTCTCGGCCTAGTGATGCTGTCGCCATGGGGACGCGATTGGGTGCCTTCTCTGGCTCTCCACAACGTCGTGCCGTGAGCTGCCGGGGTGAAGCAAACCCGTGCCATGCGCCCTCCGATCGCCTTCACCGTGGACGTCGACCGGCCTGCGTGGTGTGAGCGGCGGGGAGTCCGACGGTGACGGACTGTTGGGGGCCGCGCGACATCGTCGGCGCCCGGCGCCCAACCCCGAGGATGCCGGTTATCGCTGTTAAACTTCAAGAAATTGTGAGAAATAATCTTGAGTAAGCCCGTTCGGGGTTGGGATTTTCTCCGCGTTTAGCAACCATCTGAGTCCTCAGTGCTGTGCCGCACGGTGCTGGGTAGTTCACTGTGGACCCGGGGGGATTAGTCGTGAAACTCACGTTCCGCGGCACCAATAGTTCGAGCGGATCCTGTCCGTCCGTCTACGAAACCGACCGCGGCACCCTGGTGATCCAGGGCTGGCGGGTCACCGATACCGAGGCCATCGCCGCACTCATCGAGCGGGGCCTCCCGGCGCACGAAACCGCGGTCGAAATCCCGATGGAGCTTCTCGGGTACTTCCCTTCGGACCGCGGTTTGGGGGCGTCGCCCGCCCGAAAGTGATACGCCAGAAGACCCCTGGGACGAGCATCGACCACTGAGGACGGTGCGGTCGCCAAAGGCGGTGGTCGGTGTCCGGGCGCGAGGGCCCCGACCGTTACCCTCGTGCCAGGAGGGAAGACCGGTTACGTGGCCAAACCCCATGACGCTCTGCGCGTTTTCGGACTGCAATTGCGCCAGGTGCGCGAGGACGCCGGCCTGACCGGGCGGGCGGTCGCCGACCGTACCGGCTGGCCGCACTCCAAGGTGTCCAAGTTGGAGCGTGGACAGCAGACAGCTACCCAGGCCGATGTGGACGCCTGGGTGCAGGCGACCGGCGCGGACGCCGAGGACGCCCAGCGGCTGCAGGTGGCGCTTCGGCAGGCCCGGATGGA
The sequence above is a segment of the Cryptosporangium aurantiacum genome. Coding sequences within it:
- a CDS encoding MFS transporter; translated protein: MALTRLDRVARTVLSLCWVVVLLEGFDLFVYSTVIPELLDDPEWQLTASEAGRIGSYATFGMLIGSLTIGTVTDWIGRRKAIIGCATWFSVLMAVCAVAPNPAVFGFGRFLAGLGLGGLIPTAMPLVMEYIGEHRRGAGATWMMTGYHVGGLVVAALAIAVLPAFGWRAMFWAGALPIVVMLPLLWRYLPESVDFLLARGRTAEAEAVARRHHVDLDAARARVGDDVHTEDKSAGIRTIFGHGYLASTLLFFVASFCGLLLVYGFGTWLPELMRDSGYGLGSALSFLVVTNIGAVAGLLLTGPLADRLGTKRASAIWFLTGAVFVGLISIRMPSALIYLAAALAGFFLFTAQVVLYAHVGYHYPTATHATALGWIAGVGRIGSVVGPTLGGVLLDADAGVWSFYVFALAGLVGAVAMWLAPRSPLEAPPRARWSPRGRAGSPKPA
- a CDS encoding zinc-binding dehydrogenase; this encodes MRAIWLTEFGDPSVLVPGGAPDPEPGAGQVRVDVEVASISFVETQIRAGRPGPFPLPDPPFVPGNGVGGVVAAVGPDVDPALLGRRVFSTTGGFGGYAEKAAVAVTDVVEIPDVLSTADAVALATDGRTAVGLFRLAAPKAGETVLVEGAAGGLGSMLVQLALGAGARVIGAVGSDQKRDVVRKAGAEAVDYRQPDWADQVRKLVDGEAVDVVFDGVGGEIGATARGLVRTGSRFVVHGAAGGPMTDPASVAATGATVVTLWDIQKKLGLSVPQLAAASLAEGAAGRLKAVIGQVFPLERAADAHAAIGARTTVGKTLLLV
- the purB gene encoding adenylosuccinate lyase yields the protein MIPNVLAARYASTELTKLWSPEHKIVLERQLWIAVLRAQRELGVPVPDSVVEAYEAVVHDVDLESIAARERVTRHDVKARIEEFSALAGHEHIHKGMTSRDLTENVEQLQVRASLELIRDRVVTSLVRLAARAVEFDALVLTGRSHNVPAQATLLGKRFASAAEEQLLAYERISELLARYPLRGIKGPVGTAADQLDLLGGDPVKLAALEDAVARHLGFHRTFTSVGQVYPRSLDYDALSTLVVAAAGPSSLATTIRLMAGQELVTEGFKAGQVGSSAMPHKMNTRSCERVNGLAVILRGYASMTGELAGNQWNEGDVFCSVVRRVALPDAFFAADGLFQTFLTVLTEFGAYPAVVQRELDRYLPFLATTKVLVAAVQRGVGREVAHEAIKEHAVAVALEMREKGIERNDLLDRLASDERLRLDAASVRALVADPAAFTGAASAQVTEVARRVAEVAARHPAAAAYTPGEIL